From a single Rhodopirellula islandica genomic region:
- a CDS encoding adenylate cyclase: MNKLPTRQVTLKSAQRRWIRTIATLAILGTLFGMAWKPRLVTENFLRDATDLMVAETDLSPIGAPLADSIAMGQAVPNTPRPRHGWYVGGFPLDAYQARFSENEGQDGLENWSTLGLGLAIDLWFCIGLLALAGHAAYHVRPGQSPWNVLWSPKQTENTRYRRALLSIVSVGLVVSAWHFYSTQRTLQTLNDESRVTLARSTNHPLVARLPLVLRGPWTHAVHVQCLPESDMQSIDWSDYPSIQFISLQGDIDPQTLQSIQENPWVTGLRWSNIPSIESANTVLERLPSLRSLSLSFKNIETSTELGPAPKLQVQSLTSLASLSLRRIPGTALCTDELLVPSLTSLEIQTIGPSVDSWLFEESNNLKSLSIRHLRRADERNPRASELTVRLMPALTELSVDAGIPIHLRLLELPRLRNVQGIGAMTSSMDWSEYENGFIVWVSSLKMSGLSSLSSLDLAGENFDQWEVSECPRLHTVRVKHPRAGGNGRFRRSVHGWEASPEFVDARLFAAMASGTPLPKRKSPKGLMAFAASLPSLQSLNLHGMNLTTCELSKLQACSFLKTLTLDHCGIESDQLDELCNVSSLRELSVSGADIDPEVVPRLLAMHNHWEVLELPWEELQSIRIIDQPKLRRAFTSRTLRAKHIELVNLDSLASRLRIAPGAETIRVVNLPSLTDISIRRPKTKDIVIQNVPRLLSFTLERGVLTSSTLSSLTQSRQLHSLILPGSRYPQGLAKHFLCWPGLQEFNAIATPLRDDDLRDLPNLKNLRRLRLDDTALTAKGISILARCDHLQSVSLLGLDLSSTALEPLMALSWLMELSVNDAVPLPEALQSIRLTPDDWATQKAQPHLVGNWPNGLRTSVDRGKNLVRRGPQHGQRLNWVTTEETDSNESLDSQQVTLTTDAT; encoded by the coding sequence ATGAACAAGCTGCCTACCAGACAAGTCACTTTGAAGTCGGCTCAGCGTCGATGGATACGGACGATCGCGACGCTGGCCATTCTCGGAACGCTATTCGGAATGGCTTGGAAACCGCGATTGGTGACCGAAAACTTCCTGCGGGATGCCACGGACTTGATGGTCGCGGAAACGGACCTTTCGCCCATTGGAGCCCCCTTGGCAGATTCGATTGCCATGGGACAGGCAGTGCCAAACACACCTCGCCCTCGGCATGGATGGTACGTCGGCGGATTCCCTTTGGACGCTTACCAAGCACGGTTCTCAGAGAATGAAGGGCAGGATGGCTTGGAGAACTGGAGCACGTTGGGTTTGGGATTGGCGATTGACCTTTGGTTTTGCATCGGCTTGCTCGCTTTGGCTGGCCACGCCGCCTACCACGTCCGTCCCGGGCAATCACCTTGGAACGTCCTGTGGTCCCCCAAGCAGACCGAAAACACTCGTTACCGTCGCGCTTTGCTGAGCATTGTGTCGGTGGGCTTGGTGGTTTCTGCCTGGCACTTTTATTCCACCCAACGCACTCTGCAAACGTTGAACGATGAATCGCGAGTCACTCTGGCTCGGTCGACCAACCATCCATTGGTCGCTCGATTGCCTCTCGTTCTTCGCGGTCCTTGGACCCACGCGGTTCACGTCCAGTGCCTCCCTGAATCCGACATGCAGTCGATTGATTGGAGCGACTACCCATCGATTCAGTTCATTTCACTGCAAGGCGACATCGATCCGCAGACACTTCAATCGATTCAAGAAAATCCCTGGGTCACCGGCCTCCGCTGGTCGAACATCCCGAGCATTGAAAGTGCGAACACGGTCCTCGAACGCTTGCCGTCGCTTCGCAGCCTCTCGCTCTCATTCAAAAACATCGAGACGTCCACGGAACTTGGTCCCGCCCCGAAGCTTCAAGTGCAGTCTCTGACGAGTCTGGCGTCGTTGTCATTGCGTCGCATTCCGGGCACCGCACTATGCACCGATGAGTTGTTGGTTCCCTCACTGACCTCGTTGGAAATCCAAACCATTGGCCCCAGCGTTGATTCATGGTTGTTCGAAGAATCCAACAATCTGAAGTCGCTCTCGATTCGTCACCTGCGGCGGGCTGACGAAAGGAATCCGCGTGCATCCGAACTGACGGTTCGCCTGATGCCTGCCTTGACGGAACTGTCCGTGGACGCGGGCATTCCCATCCATCTCCGCCTGCTAGAACTGCCACGTTTGCGCAATGTGCAGGGGATCGGTGCGATGACCTCTTCGATGGACTGGTCGGAATACGAAAACGGCTTCATCGTGTGGGTATCGTCGCTGAAGATGTCCGGCCTCAGTTCGCTCTCGAGCCTGGATTTAGCGGGCGAGAATTTTGACCAGTGGGAAGTGTCGGAATGCCCCCGATTGCACACCGTTCGCGTCAAGCACCCACGCGCCGGTGGAAACGGGCGTTTCCGTCGCAGCGTGCATGGTTGGGAAGCGTCTCCTGAATTCGTTGACGCTCGATTGTTCGCTGCCATGGCATCGGGAACCCCTCTTCCCAAACGAAAGTCGCCCAAGGGGTTGATGGCCTTTGCAGCCTCGCTCCCTTCGCTTCAATCATTGAACCTGCATGGCATGAATCTGACCACGTGCGAGTTGTCAAAACTCCAAGCGTGTTCCTTCCTGAAGACCCTGACGCTGGACCATTGCGGAATTGAGTCGGATCAGCTGGATGAACTTTGCAACGTCAGTTCGCTCCGAGAACTATCCGTCTCAGGAGCCGACATTGACCCGGAGGTGGTCCCTCGCCTGCTAGCCATGCACAACCACTGGGAAGTTTTGGAATTGCCGTGGGAAGAACTCCAATCCATCCGGATCATTGACCAGCCCAAATTGAGACGCGCCTTCACCTCAAGAACCTTGCGAGCCAAACACATCGAATTGGTGAACCTGGACTCGTTGGCCAGCCGATTGCGCATCGCACCTGGCGCCGAAACCATCCGTGTCGTCAATCTTCCCAGCCTGACCGATATCTCCATTCGCCGGCCAAAGACAAAGGACATCGTGATCCAAAATGTCCCCCGTCTCCTCTCCTTCACACTTGAACGAGGCGTGCTGACATCGTCGACGCTCAGCAGCCTGACGCAAAGTCGCCAACTGCACTCGCTGATTCTGCCTGGCAGCCGTTATCCCCAGGGATTGGCCAAACACTTCCTGTGCTGGCCCGGCCTGCAGGAATTCAACGCCATCGCCACACCACTGCGTGACGATGATTTGCGAGACTTGCCGAACCTGAAGAACCTTCGGCGTTTGCGTTTGGATGACACGGCATTGACGGCGAAAGGCATTTCGATCTTGGCACGCTGCGATCACCTGCAAAGCGTGTCATTGCTCGGTCTGGATCTGTCTAGCACCGCACTGGAACCCTTGATGGCTCTTTCATGGCTGATGGAGCTGTCGGTCAATGATGCGGTTCCACTGCCTGAAGCTCTTCAATCCATCCGGCTGACTCCAGACGACTGGGCCACCCAAAAAGCCCAACCGCATTTGGTTGGAAACTGGCCCAACGGACTCAGAACGAGTGTTGACCGCGGGAAGAATTTGGTTCGACGTGGACCGCAGCATGGGCAGCGTTTGAATTGGGTGACCACTGAAGAAACGGATTCCAACGAATCGCTGGACTCACAACAGGTGACTCTGACGACTGATGCAACGTGA
- a CDS encoding S49 family peptidase, protein MSVAGCSHPMRALVGGNMRIDGDMGVQGDMGVDGDINMNGTMTTVSKTDNTASPIRPVEIDAASPGSNSRIAIVDVDGLLIDRNFSGFGSMGENPVALFREKMRWIESDPTISAVVLRINSPGGGVTASDMLAHQLQHLKKARGIPVVACLMTTGTGGAYYLATHADAIVAHPTSVVGGIGVILNNYNMEDTLGQFNIVSLPIKSGDKIDVGSPERMMQREERDLLQAMADEFHERFIAQVRSSRGDRLVVTSGTNAANMDELEDADGEMPEDEPGDLIPFDGRVVSGQQARSLGLVDQTGYLDDAVSLAGSMAGLSSSPALVLLRRDNDRAMSEFDVTPNVPMTSILPIQLPGLDRSAMPTFLYLWQPDPSIVTANGG, encoded by the coding sequence ATGAGCGTGGCAGGTTGCTCGCATCCCATGCGAGCGTTGGTCGGTGGGAACATGCGGATCGATGGCGACATGGGTGTCCAAGGAGACATGGGTGTCGACGGCGACATCAACATGAACGGCACGATGACCACGGTCAGCAAGACCGACAACACCGCCTCACCTATCCGTCCGGTTGAGATCGACGCCGCGTCGCCTGGTTCCAACTCACGAATCGCGATTGTGGATGTGGACGGGTTGCTGATCGACCGCAACTTCAGCGGGTTTGGCTCGATGGGAGAGAATCCTGTCGCCCTGTTTCGCGAAAAGATGCGTTGGATCGAATCCGACCCCACCATCTCCGCCGTTGTCCTGCGGATCAATTCGCCCGGGGGAGGCGTGACGGCCTCGGACATGCTGGCTCACCAGCTTCAGCACCTCAAGAAGGCACGTGGTATCCCTGTCGTTGCCTGCTTGATGACCACCGGAACTGGGGGCGCGTACTACCTGGCCACCCATGCCGATGCCATCGTCGCGCACCCAACCTCGGTTGTTGGCGGCATCGGCGTGATCTTGAACAACTACAACATGGAAGACACGCTGGGCCAGTTCAACATTGTTTCCCTGCCGATCAAATCGGGAGACAAAATCGACGTTGGATCGCCCGAACGAATGATGCAACGCGAAGAGCGTGATTTGTTGCAAGCGATGGCCGATGAATTCCACGAACGTTTCATTGCACAAGTCCGCTCATCCCGTGGAGATCGTTTGGTGGTCACCAGCGGCACCAACGCAGCGAACATGGACGAATTGGAAGACGCGGACGGGGAAATGCCGGAGGATGAACCCGGCGACCTGATTCCGTTTGATGGCCGCGTGGTTTCCGGACAGCAAGCTCGCTCACTGGGATTGGTCGACCAAACCGGGTACCTCGACGACGCCGTGTCACTGGCTGGAAGCATGGCGGGTCTTTCGTCTTCGCCCGCCTTGGTTCTTCTGCGTCGAGACAACGACCGAGCGATGTCTGAATTTGATGTCACACCCAATGTTCCGATGACTTCGATCTTGCCCATTCAGTTGCCGGGTTTGGATCGCAGTGCGATGCCAACGTTCCTGTATTTGTGGCAACCCGACCCGAGCATTGTCACCGCCAACGGCGGCTGA
- a CDS encoding WecB/TagA/CpsF family glycosyltransferase gives MNSASSVSSYPASSTSASPVVVPPASQEAKGKFQSGPRFGTTVLTQPEASVATAPPFVRDTVNVWDVPFDRLDMWQSVDAIDQLIIAGTPQYVITANLNYCMLHHRSTQLQQITHRAALVLADGQPIVARSKLTDRPLPERVAGSELIIHLCGRAAQRGHRVYFLGGAPGVAEKASQRLKAMYPGLRIAGCESPPFRDLKPDEQAAQDARIREAGTDLLFVAFGQPKGEQWIAEHAARIGVPVSIQLGASFDFLAGTAKRAPKIFQSIGMEWAYRMLSDPKRLVPRYMSNIGYLCSALTADWKNTVKSWGMSS, from the coding sequence ATGAATTCGGCTTCTTCCGTCAGTTCTTATCCCGCTTCGTCCACCTCAGCCTCGCCGGTGGTGGTGCCACCAGCCTCGCAAGAAGCCAAGGGCAAATTTCAATCGGGGCCACGATTCGGAACCACGGTTCTGACGCAACCCGAAGCCTCGGTCGCGACAGCTCCTCCTTTTGTTCGCGACACCGTGAACGTTTGGGATGTGCCCTTTGATCGCTTGGACATGTGGCAATCGGTCGATGCGATCGATCAATTGATCATCGCTGGAACGCCTCAGTACGTGATCACGGCGAACCTGAATTATTGCATGCTGCATCACCGGTCAACGCAGTTGCAACAGATCACTCATCGGGCGGCACTGGTGTTGGCGGACGGGCAACCGATCGTGGCTCGCAGCAAATTGACCGACCGACCACTTCCCGAACGAGTCGCTGGCAGCGAACTGATCATTCACTTGTGCGGACGGGCGGCCCAGCGTGGTCATCGTGTCTACTTCTTAGGCGGTGCACCCGGTGTTGCCGAAAAAGCGTCCCAGCGATTGAAAGCCATGTATCCAGGTCTGCGAATCGCTGGTTGCGAATCGCCGCCCTTTCGCGATTTGAAGCCGGATGAACAGGCGGCTCAAGACGCGAGAATTCGTGAGGCCGGAACGGACCTGTTGTTCGTTGCGTTTGGGCAACCCAAAGGGGAACAATGGATTGCTGAACATGCCGCTCGCATCGGTGTGCCCGTCAGCATTCAGCTGGGGGCTTCGTTCGACTTTTTGGCCGGGACCGCGAAACGCGCCCCCAAAATCTTTCAAAGCATTGGGATGGAGTGGGCCTATCGAATGCTCAGCGACCCCAAACGGTTGGTGCCTCGCTACATGTCCAACATCGGCTACCTGTGTTCCGCCTTGACCGCGGATTGGAAGAACACGGTCAAGAGCTGGGGCATGAGTTCCTGA
- a CDS encoding sulfatase — MLIFTLEGFTPAAISAYGSSWNRTPAIDRLAAEGTTWNRAITPVTDPLEQWDRWANTLAETPQSNHIVVITDDPRLLERDSAAVFEEIILLESDVPTAPDADDESDTIDIEDTSIGRLTALAADRIAQGDSVWLHTRFLTHCWDAPRELSDDTIADEPSYYDEESGEDLPADELGADHDPVPFIVESATPPNHSMTADDDPDWITTWMRTYGCQIKLVDAMLDILSSVLEPDETIVLSGTSGFALGQNGSIGHRTGPWRSCHLHVPLVCSGGSGLRSRLVASADEVAAVIGIRLGNPSGDLLPTHLFAGENVVDTPTEESNPEESLPSNASSPSPTERVITQHRSVPIAITTNDWFYVPSDDHSLPSDAVERCHLYLKPDDLDDFNNVVRLRQEEADRLHQTLLNEFHQTE, encoded by the coding sequence ATGCTGATCTTCACGCTGGAAGGATTCACCCCCGCTGCGATCTCCGCCTACGGGTCGTCTTGGAATCGAACCCCCGCTATCGATCGCCTGGCGGCCGAAGGCACCACGTGGAACCGAGCGATCACGCCGGTCACCGATCCACTGGAACAATGGGACCGGTGGGCGAACACGCTGGCGGAGACGCCACAGTCAAACCACATCGTCGTGATCACCGACGACCCGCGATTGCTGGAACGAGATTCCGCCGCCGTGTTCGAAGAGATCATTTTGCTGGAAAGCGACGTGCCGACGGCACCCGACGCGGACGATGAATCCGACACAATTGATATCGAGGACACCTCCATCGGTCGCTTGACCGCCCTCGCTGCGGACCGAATCGCACAAGGCGACTCGGTCTGGCTGCACACGCGTTTCCTCACGCATTGTTGGGACGCCCCTCGCGAACTCAGCGACGACACCATCGCGGACGAACCCAGCTACTACGACGAGGAATCCGGGGAGGACCTTCCGGCAGACGAACTCGGCGCCGACCATGATCCCGTGCCCTTCATCGTCGAATCAGCCACTCCGCCAAACCATTCCATGACCGCGGACGACGATCCGGACTGGATCACCACCTGGATGCGAACCTATGGGTGTCAGATCAAATTGGTCGACGCCATGCTCGACATCCTGAGTTCGGTGCTGGAGCCCGACGAAACGATCGTGCTCAGTGGGACCAGCGGTTTTGCCCTGGGACAAAACGGTTCGATCGGGCATCGCACCGGTCCCTGGCGTTCGTGTCACCTGCACGTGCCGCTGGTCTGCTCCGGTGGATCTGGGCTGCGATCTCGATTGGTTGCCTCAGCCGATGAAGTCGCTGCGGTGATCGGCATCCGATTGGGCAACCCGAGTGGGGACCTTTTGCCAACCCATCTGTTTGCTGGTGAAAACGTTGTGGACACTCCAACGGAAGAATCCAACCCCGAGGAATCTTTGCCTTCAAATGCCTCGTCGCCTTCGCCAACGGAGCGTGTTATCACCCAACATCGCAGCGTTCCCATTGCGATCACCACCAACGATTGGTTTTACGTTCCTTCGGACGACCACTCCTTGCCCAGTGATGCAGTCGAGCGATGTCACCTGTACCTGAAGCCCGATGATCTTGACGACTTCAACAACGTGGTGCGTTTGCGACAAGAAGAGGCGGACCGACTTCACCAAACCCTTTTGAACGAATTTCATCAAACAGAGTGA
- the ald gene encoding alanine dehydrogenase codes for MIVGVPSEIKTDEYRVGMLPVGVAELTQAGHTVLVQAGAGLGSGLPDHDYLRAGAELVATAEDIFARADLIVKVKEPQVSEYELIRPGQLVFTYFHFAADDSLTKAMLDSGATCLAYETLRNSSGQLPLLTPMSEVAGRMSIQEGAKFLERPQMGRGILLGGVPGVAPAHITILGGGVVGANAAKIAAGFQADVAILDVNLDRLRYLDDVMPANVNTLYSDRHNIVEQLERADLVIGSVLIPGGRAPNLVRAEDLRIMKSGAVVIDVAVDQGGCIETSRPTTHSEPTFIIDEVVHYCVANMPGAVGRTSTFALCNATMRWVMKVAAAGMDGVLQDTGPLQTAVNIHAGKIVHEAVSNAYQA; via the coding sequence ATGATTGTTGGCGTGCCCTCGGAAATCAAGACCGACGAATACCGTGTTGGCATGTTGCCCGTCGGGGTCGCAGAACTGACTCAAGCCGGTCACACCGTTTTGGTGCAAGCCGGGGCGGGCCTGGGATCGGGGTTGCCCGACCATGACTACCTCCGGGCGGGTGCCGAATTGGTTGCCACGGCCGAAGACATTTTCGCGCGAGCGGACTTGATTGTGAAAGTCAAAGAGCCTCAGGTTTCGGAGTACGAATTGATTCGTCCCGGCCAACTGGTGTTCACGTACTTTCACTTCGCGGCCGACGACTCGCTGACCAAAGCCATGCTCGATAGCGGCGCGACCTGCCTCGCGTATGAAACGCTCCGCAACAGCTCGGGACAACTTCCGCTGTTGACACCGATGAGCGAAGTGGCCGGCCGGATGAGCATCCAAGAAGGTGCGAAGTTCCTCGAACGACCTCAAATGGGACGTGGCATCTTGCTGGGTGGTGTTCCTGGTGTCGCCCCCGCTCACATCACCATCCTGGGTGGCGGCGTGGTGGGCGCGAACGCGGCCAAAATCGCCGCTGGATTCCAAGCCGACGTGGCGATTTTGGACGTCAACCTGGACCGCTTGCGGTACCTCGATGACGTGATGCCCGCCAACGTGAACACGTTGTACAGCGATCGGCACAACATCGTCGAACAACTGGAACGAGCCGACCTCGTGATTGGTTCCGTGTTGATCCCTGGCGGCCGCGCGCCCAACTTGGTTCGCGCCGAAGACCTTCGCATCATGAAGTCGGGTGCAGTGGTCATCGATGTCGCGGTCGACCAAGGCGGTTGCATCGAAACCAGTCGCCCGACCACGCACAGCGAGCCCACGTTCATCATCGACGAGGTCGTCCACTACTGCGTCGCCAACATGCCCGGAGCGGTCGGCCGGACAAGCACCTTCGCGCTCTGCAACGCGACGATGCGGTGGGTCATGAAAGTCGCTGCGGCAGGAATGGATGGCGTCCTGCAAGACACTGGCCCGCTTCAAACCGCAGTCAACATCCACGCCGGCAAAATCGTCCACGAAGCCGTCTCCAACGCCTACCAAGCCTGA
- a CDS encoding Do family serine endopeptidase, which produces MRNQWKPISFALGSLWLATLTTAVVVSLPDGMRSDAMADQTNRAATSIDPGQGLNTAQDLSASFRTVAEAMRPSVVSISSKTTAKSVSNRLPPGLRSQLPPGFDDFFEERSRGGQQMPAREGQGSGVVVREDGYILTNNHVVEGADEVYVELSDDRRLPAEVVGTDPETDLAVLKIEAEGLRAIAFGDSDAIQVGDWVLAIGSPFGLDQTVTAGIISGKNRNRQIVNNGQGFEDFLQTDAAINPGNSGGPLVNLRGELVGINTAILSRSGASAGIGFAIPVSLARPVLTSIIENGQVRRGFLGAQVRDVTPELVDEMGLKVKDGALIQGVLDKQPAANANLQPGDVVVSVDGKKVRSSSQLVNYIASRPPGASVSMVINRDGETLDKTVDLQERTSEAMAMFHGGSVLGAKLEPITPESARRYGYTGMESGLIVVGVEDDGIAAESGLMAGDVIESAGGNAVQSVNELQVIIAEAKRQGIPLRLIIRRGNTRMIVPLQ; this is translated from the coding sequence ATGCGAAATCAATGGAAACCAATCAGTTTTGCTTTGGGAAGTTTGTGGCTTGCCACGCTGACCACCGCTGTCGTGGTGAGTTTGCCGGATGGCATGCGGTCCGACGCGATGGCGGATCAAACGAATCGGGCTGCGACGTCGATCGATCCGGGGCAGGGACTGAACACGGCTCAGGATTTGTCGGCTTCCTTTCGAACCGTTGCCGAAGCGATGCGTCCCAGCGTTGTCAGCATCAGTTCCAAGACGACGGCCAAGTCCGTGAGCAATCGTTTGCCGCCGGGACTGCGAAGCCAGTTGCCGCCTGGGTTCGATGATTTCTTTGAGGAGCGTTCGCGAGGCGGCCAGCAGATGCCCGCTCGCGAAGGCCAGGGCAGTGGTGTGGTTGTTCGAGAAGACGGGTACATCCTGACCAACAATCACGTGGTGGAAGGCGCCGACGAAGTGTATGTGGAGCTGAGCGACGATCGCCGATTGCCCGCCGAAGTGGTGGGGACGGACCCAGAAACAGATTTGGCGGTCTTGAAAATTGAGGCCGAAGGCCTGCGGGCGATCGCCTTCGGTGATTCCGATGCCATTCAAGTCGGTGATTGGGTGCTGGCGATCGGCAGTCCCTTCGGTTTGGATCAAACGGTGACCGCGGGCATCATCAGTGGCAAGAATCGCAACCGTCAGATCGTCAACAACGGTCAAGGATTCGAGGACTTCTTGCAAACCGACGCGGCCATCAACCCGGGGAATTCAGGTGGCCCATTGGTGAATTTGCGTGGCGAGTTGGTCGGGATCAACACAGCCATTCTTTCTCGCAGCGGTGCCAGCGCCGGCATCGGATTCGCAATCCCTGTTTCGCTGGCTCGGCCCGTGCTGACGTCGATTATCGAAAACGGTCAAGTGCGGCGAGGATTCTTGGGGGCCCAAGTCCGCGATGTGACGCCGGAGTTGGTCGATGAAATGGGTTTGAAGGTCAAAGACGGTGCGCTGATTCAAGGCGTGTTGGACAAACAACCCGCCGCGAATGCGAATCTGCAACCAGGCGATGTGGTTGTCAGTGTGGATGGAAAGAAAGTCCGTAGCAGTTCGCAATTGGTCAACTACATCGCCAGTCGCCCTCCAGGGGCGAGCGTGTCGATGGTCATCAATCGCGACGGCGAAACGCTGGACAAGACCGTTGATCTGCAAGAGCGAACCAGTGAAGCGATGGCGATGTTCCATGGCGGCAGTGTTCTGGGTGCCAAGCTCGAACCAATCACTCCTGAATCCGCTCGGCGCTATGGATACACGGGAATGGAATCGGGATTGATCGTGGTCGGAGTCGAAGACGATGGAATCGCGGCGGAGTCGGGACTGATGGCCGGCGATGTGATCGAAAGTGCCGGTGGAAACGCGGTCCAATCGGTGAACGAATTGCAAGTGATCATTGCGGAAGCCAAGCGGCAAGGCATCCCATTGCGATTGATCATTCGTCGTGGGAACACCCGGATGATCGTTCCGCTGCAGTGA
- the glgC gene encoding glucose-1-phosphate adenylyltransferase: MLVQHVAGADMPNAVGNHESMMRQTVTVILAGGRGSRLEPLTRDRAKPAVPIGGAYRIIDFVLSNCLNSDMRRLLLLTQYKAQSLDRHINVAWRNYFCRELGEFIDVVPPQQRIDDNWYQGTADAVYQNIYAIEREAPEYVVILAGDHLYKMNYESMVNFHHRKGADVTVGALRVSREEARQFGVMQVDTDNRLVEFQEKPENPRPTLDDPDVCLASMGIYVFNTRFLFERLCDDATQPDSDHDFGKNIIPGAIKDSQVFAFPFTDENRKREAYWRDVGTLEAYYEANMDLVGVDPQLNLYDRQWPIRSFQPQLPPPKFVFGSEGRSSRRGEALDSIVCQGAIISGGCVRRSVIGTGCRINSYAQVEDSILFDDVNVGRHSRIRRAIIDKGVQIPPETEIGYDLAMDRARGLTVTDSGLVVIARGEMIAPPVTTNGSPGPSPTLTS; the protein is encoded by the coding sequence ATGCTCGTTCAGCATGTTGCGGGTGCCGACATGCCCAACGCGGTAGGAAACCACGAATCCATGATGCGACAAACAGTAACGGTAATTTTGGCCGGAGGTCGTGGCTCACGACTGGAACCACTCACGCGCGATCGAGCGAAGCCGGCGGTGCCCATTGGCGGCGCTTATCGCATCATCGACTTTGTGCTGAGCAATTGTTTGAACAGCGATATGCGACGGCTGTTGCTGTTGACGCAGTACAAAGCCCAGTCGCTGGACCGACACATCAACGTGGCCTGGCGGAACTATTTCTGCCGTGAATTGGGCGAATTCATCGACGTCGTTCCGCCTCAGCAACGCATCGATGACAATTGGTACCAAGGCACCGCCGACGCGGTCTACCAAAACATCTACGCGATTGAACGCGAAGCCCCCGAATACGTGGTGATTTTGGCAGGCGACCACCTGTACAAAATGAACTATGAATCGATGGTGAACTTTCATCATCGCAAAGGCGCGGATGTCACCGTCGGCGCGCTGCGTGTCAGTCGCGAGGAAGCAAGACAGTTCGGCGTGATGCAGGTCGACACCGACAATCGGTTGGTGGAATTTCAGGAAAAACCAGAAAACCCGCGTCCCACACTCGACGATCCCGATGTCTGCTTGGCATCCATGGGCATCTACGTGTTCAACACCCGGTTCCTGTTCGAGCGACTGTGTGACGACGCGACTCAGCCCGACAGTGACCACGACTTCGGCAAAAACATCATCCCGGGTGCGATCAAGGACAGCCAAGTCTTTGCGTTCCCGTTCACCGACGAGAATCGCAAACGCGAAGCGTACTGGCGAGATGTCGGCACGCTGGAGGCTTACTACGAAGCCAACATGGACCTGGTTGGCGTTGATCCTCAACTGAATCTGTATGACCGACAGTGGCCGATCCGTTCGTTCCAGCCTCAACTTCCGCCCCCCAAGTTTGTCTTCGGCAGCGAAGGCCGCTCGTCACGTCGCGGGGAAGCATTGGATTCAATCGTCTGCCAAGGCGCAATCATCAGTGGCGGTTGTGTTCGCCGCAGCGTCATCGGCACGGGCTGTCGCATCAACAGCTACGCTCAAGTTGAAGACAGCATTTTGTTTGACGATGTGAACGTCGGCCGCCATAGTCGCATCCGCCGCGCCATCATCGACAAGGGAGTTCAGATCCCGCCAGAAACAGAAATTGGATATGATCTGGCGATGGACCGCGCTCGTGGTCTAACAGTCACTGACAGTGGACTCGTTGTGATAGCGCGCGGCGAAATGATCGCCCCCCCAGTCACCACGAATGGATCCCCTGGTCCATCCCCGACTTTGACTTCCTGA
- a CDS encoding GGDEF domain-containing protein, producing MNPSLIAAGFFFAAVLVAIGYFVGRRRRKLPTAVPEGPIIHEDERQRMLGLLEGLSRWTNEYSGNVSNYQSELGELSDAMRISIQQSRSGSTRTGNQADNQHASDARMVTLINQIMSTNTELQTRLEAAEKQLEEQTEQIQSYLTEARTDGLTGLYNRRAFDKKLDELFVAYRGGGKSFTLILIDIDHFKMINDTHGHPVGDVVLQQISQRLGNGMQDAEIVSRFGGEEFAILTYLPIRVAADKANKLRERMANDTIEIGSADLTVTLSVGLSTPHEDLVIGPIVRRADEALYSAKNMGRNRVYFNDGNGAQLIGAPEIVRS from the coding sequence GTGAATCCGTCTCTGATCGCCGCTGGTTTCTTCTTTGCAGCGGTCTTGGTTGCAATAGGCTATTTCGTTGGCCGGCGGCGACGCAAACTCCCGACTGCCGTCCCCGAAGGTCCGATCATTCACGAGGACGAACGTCAGCGAATGCTGGGTTTGCTCGAAGGTCTTTCGCGATGGACCAACGAATACTCTGGCAACGTTTCGAACTACCAAAGCGAACTGGGCGAACTCAGCGACGCGATGCGAATCAGCATCCAACAATCGCGATCCGGATCCACTCGTACCGGCAACCAGGCTGACAACCAACACGCCAGCGACGCTCGCATGGTGACGCTGATCAATCAGATCATGTCCACCAACACCGAATTGCAAACTCGGTTGGAGGCCGCCGAAAAACAGCTGGAAGAACAGACTGAGCAGATTCAGTCCTACCTGACAGAAGCTCGCACAGACGGGTTGACGGGATTGTACAACCGCCGCGCGTTCGACAAAAAACTGGATGAACTCTTTGTGGCTTACCGCGGTGGCGGCAAGTCCTTCACGCTGATCTTGATCGACATCGATCACTTCAAAATGATCAACGACACGCACGGTCACCCCGTCGGCGACGTTGTCTTGCAACAGATTTCTCAACGCCTGGGCAACGGCATGCAAGACGCCGAGATCGTCTCGCGATTTGGCGGCGAGGAATTCGCGATCCTGACCTATCTGCCAATCCGAGTGGCAGCGGACAAGGCCAACAAACTAAGAGAACGCATGGCCAATGACACCATCGAAATCGGCTCCGCCGATTTGACCGTCACGTTGAGCGTCGGGCTGAGCACGCCACATGAAGACTTGGTCATCGGTCCCATCGTGCGTCGCGCCGACGAGGCTCTGTATTCCGCGAAAAACATGGGTCGCAACCGAGTGTATTTCAACGATGGAAACGGGGCACAACTGATTGGTGCTCCGGAGATTGTCCGCTCCTAG